The Deinococcus sedimenti genome includes the window AGCCCATCTTCCCGCTCGACGGGTTGCTGATGAACCGCACCGGGTCCAGGTACTCCCGCGTCGGACCGGCCGACACGACCACCCGCACGCCCGCCAGATCCCGCACCGGAGCAGGGGAGGCCTCCCCGTTCAGCAGGGCCAGCGTGGCGTCCGCGATGTCCTCCGGCTCGCTCATGCGGCCCACGCCGCGCCCCTCACCGCGCGTGCCGAACGCCCCCACCTCCGGCCCCAGGAAGCGGTGCCCCCAGCCGCGCAGCACGTCCGCGTTCGCCTGCACCGCCGGGTGCGTCCACATCAGCTCGTTCATCGCGGGCACCCATAATACGGGGGCGCGCACGCTCAGGAGCGTCGCCAGCGCCAGATCCCCCGCGTGCCCATGCGCCGCCCCGGCCAGCAACTCCGCCGACGCGCCCACCACCACTGCTGCGTCCACCCGCGCGTGCGTCAGGTGCAGCGCGTCCGGCCGCGCCTCGAACCAGTGCGCGTCCGTCCCCACCGGCCCGTCCGCCGCCGTGCTCAGGCTCAGTTCCGTGATGAACGCCAGCGCCGAGCGGGACGCAATCACCCGTACCTCCGCGCCACGCTCCCGCAACCGGCGCAGCACCGACGGGGCCTTCACCGCCGCCATGCTCCCCCCCACGATCACCAGCACGCACGGACGCTCATCAGCCGTTCTCACAGGTACAGGATAGGGGGTGAGGCGTCAGGCGGCAGTGAAACCGGGAGCCGGCGTCTCGCCTCCAGGGGAGAGGGGCAAGCTGACGCAGCGGTGGGCGATCCACAGCATGCTGGCGATCAGAACGTCTGCCAAGCCATTCCAGAGCAGTGCCAGTGCGGTGCCCTCCATCTCCGTCACTTCGAAAGCCACGAGCAGGATCATGCCCAGCGAGTTGATGGCCGCGATGACAGAGAGCCATTTGCCCCAGGACAACCAGATCAGCAGTCGCTCCCGCGTCGGATATGAACTGTATTTCTCAAGTCCGGTCAGCACGCCAGTGGCATCAACCAGCCATTCCCGTAATGCACCACAGAAAAATCTGTAGATGATCGTCGGCAGGACAGGTGACAAGATCACTACCAGAACCGCGCGCAGGGCTGTGGGCGGCGCTGGCAGGTTGGGCAGCTGCGTCACCCAGCTCGCCACGCCCAAAGTGAGCACCGAGACCGCTGGGATGACAGGCAACCATTTCAACATCTGATGGGCGAGTCGCGCCCGAGCAGGCAGATGCCTGAGATTTCCTGTGCCGACTGAATGAACCCATCGTTGAACGAGTAAAGAGACGATCAAGGATGGGATAGTCAGGACACCGATCGCGGCGATTTCAGGTGGTGAGGCGTCCACTGCATACAGGACCAACTGGACACCAACTGCCAGCATGACTGCCAGCATCAGATGGGACAGGGTCAACCAGGGGCTGCGGAGTGGATACACCCCACTATTGAATCACCTTGGTTATTCACAGGCGACCGACGATGACCCGTTGCAGACGCCCTAACCGATGAAAAACCGCCCCCCGTTCCCGGCAGGGCGGCGTCGCGTCTTCTGGGTTCAGCCTTCGCGTTGGCCGGTCACCCAGTAGCGGACGCGTTCGGAGATGTTCTCCATGTGATCCCCGACGCGTTCCAGGCTGCGGCCCACCCGCATGAGCATCAGCGCCTTGCTGATGTTGCGGGGGTCTTCGAGCATGTACGTCACGAGTTCACGCTGGATCTGCTCGTACAGGTCGTCGACCTCGTCGTCCATCTGGACGGTCGCCTCGGCGCGGGCGACGTCGCGGTCGGCGATGGCGGTGCGGAGGTTCTGGCTCATCTCGCCCAGCCGTTCGAGCATCCGGGCGAGGTTCACGTAGCGTTTCAGTGCGGGGGCCTGCGCGAGTTCCGCGCCGTCCTCGGCGACGTGCACGACGTAGTCGCCCATGCGTTCGATGTCGCTGAGGCTCTTGAGGATCAGGGCGACCATCCGCAGGTCCCGCGCGACCGGCTGGTGCAGCGCGATGATGCGCAGGCATTCGGCCTCGATCTGCGCTTCCTGGGCGTCCACCTCGCGGTCGAGGGCCTTGACCTCCGCGAGACGTTCGACGTTCTCGCGCAGCAGGACGTCCCCGGCAACGGGGAGCATGCGCTCGACGGTGCCGAGCATGTTCAGTGCGCCGTTCAGGACGGCACGCAGGTCGTTTTCGAGGGCTTCACGCATGGGGACTCCTGTGTTGAACGTAGCACCCCGCACGGCGGGGGAGTGTCAGGGAACGGTCAGCTGAAGAGGACGTTATCCGATCCCGCCCACGCCGGGGAGGGTGAAGCAGAAGGCGTTCGCGTCGCCGCGCCGCTCGGCCCACGCCTGCCCGCCCCAGCCGTGCACGATGCTCCGGACGATGTACAGGCCCATGCCGCTGCCCTGCCCGGTCGCGGCGCGGCCCCGCGTGTGCGCCTTGAACAGACTCTCGGTGTCGGGAATGGGCGTGCCCCGGTCGAGGACGCTCACCTCGATCCAGGTGCCGCGCTCATGGGTCTGCACCTCGACCTGAGCGGCGGGCGGGCCGTACTTCAGGGCGTTCTCGATGAGGTTCAGCAGCACCTGCAGCAGCTTGTCCGGGTCGGCCCGCACGAGGTGATCCTGCCCGAACGTGACGCTGGCCCGGCGGGCGTTCAGGTCGGCGGTCAGCAGCCGCTCGGCGCGCGCGAAGGCCTCCGCGAGTGGCAGGGTGCGGGCGCGGGTGGGCCGGAACCCCACGGCGAGGTCCTCCGCGAGCCGGGCGAGACGCTCGGTTTCCTGGAGGCCCTGCCGCACGAAGTTCTGCGCGAGGTCGCGGGGCATGTCGTACTCCAGGGCCTCCAGCACGCCGCGCAGCGCCGCGACGGGCGTGCGGAACTCGTGCGAGAGCACCGCCGTCGCCTCGCGCAGTTCCGCCTCGCGGCGGCGGTGCTCGGTGACGTCCTCGACGATCAGCGCGCCGCACGCGCCGTCGCGGGTGGCGGTGCAGCGCAGCGTGCGGCCCGTGACTTCCAGTTCCAGCTCCCCGCCGCGTTCCAGCAGGGTCTCCAGGGTGTGGCGGCGCACGACCTCCAGCACCGGGCGGCCCGACGCGCGCTCCTGCGGGACGCCCCACAGGCGCGCGGCGGCGGCGTTCACGCGCGTGACCAGCCCCTCACGCGTCAGCAGAACCGCCTGCGGCAGCGAGTCGATCCAGTGATCAGGCGCTTCCACGGCGCTGCCGGTGGCGTCCGGGGCCGTCACGCGCCGTCCGTCCAGGGGCGCATGCGGTAGCCCTTGCCGCGCACCGTCTCCAGGAAGCCCGGCTTACCGGGGTCGTCGCCCAGGTGGGCGCGCAGCTGCGTGACGTGCTGGTCCACGGTGCGCTCGCCGCCCAGGAAGTCCGCGCCCCACACCCGGTCGAGCAGTTCCGTGCGGGAGTACACGCGCCCGACGTGCTGCGTCATGAAGGCCAGCAGGTCGAACTCGCGCCGCGTGAGGTTCATGCGCCGCCCGCCCACCTTCGCCTCGGCCGAGCCGACGTCCACGCTCAGCGGGCCGTTCGTCATGACGGCCGGCACGTCCGGCAGCGAGCGGCGCAGCAGCGCCCGCACCCGCGCCACGAGTTCCGCCGCGCTGAACGGCTTGGTCAGGTAGTCGTCCGCGCCGGACTCCAGGCCCTCGACCCGTTCGGCCTCGGCGGCGCGGGCGGTGAGCATCAGGACCGGCATGCGGCGCAGTTCCGCGTCGGCCCGCAGGCGGCGCAGGAAGCTCAGGCCGCTCTCGCCGGGCAGCATCCAGTCCAGCACGAGGGCGTCCGCGCCGGGCAGCACGTCCAGCGCCCCGCTGGCGGACTCCAGCGCGGTGACCCGTAGCCCCGCCCGCTCCAGGTGAAAGCGCAGGACGTCCCGGACCGTCCCCTCGTCTTCGATGACAACGACGTGGCTCATGTCCCTTCATTCTTAGGGGTCAGGTCAGGCGAGTGTCAGCTCCGCCCCACAGTTGACCGGCCCTACACTCGACCCGCATGGAATCGGGGTGCCCCTCGCCGGGCCGCGCAGGCTGGACATCGGTGGCGTTCGCCCCTGTCACCTCATGGCGGCCTGCGGTACGCTGCTGGGTGCAACCGCGCGCCATTCCCGGCGCTGGGAGCCGTGCAGGGACCGCAGCGACATCCCTCTCCAGGTGGTTCTGTGAGACGCCCCCCCGCACGCAAGGAGCGAACATGCGGAAGTACTACACCTCGGAATCGGTGTCCGAAGGGCACCCCGACAAGCTGGCCGACTTCATCTCGGACAGCATTCTCGACGAGTTCCTGCGCCAGGAACCCGGCAGTCGCGTCGCGGTGGAGACGCTGCTCACCACCGGCATGGCCGTCGTGGCGGGCGAGGTCACCGCCGAGACCGCCCACGTGGACGTCCAGAAGACCGTCCGTGACGCCGTCAAGCAGGTCGGCTACACCCGCGCGAACTACGGCTTCGACGCCGAATACAGCGCCGTGCTGGTCAGCCTGCACGAGCAGAGCCCCGAGATCGCGGGCGGCGTGAACCACAGCGAGGAGTGGCGCGGCATGACCGAAGAGCAGCGCGCCCAGCCCGGCAACGCGCACTCGATGGTCGGCGCGGGCGACCAGGGCCTGATGTTCGGCTACGCCACCGACGAGACGCCGGAACTCATGCCGCTGCCCATCAGCCTCGCGCACAAGCTGACGCGGCGCATCGCGCAGCTGCGCAAGGACGGCACGCTGCCCTACCTGCGCCCCGACGCGAAGGCGCAGGTCACGGTCGTCCGCGACGGCGAACCCCACGAGGCCACCGAAACCCTGGTCGACACCGTCGTCATCAGCACCCAGCACAGCGAGGACGTGAGCCAGGAACAGATCCGCGCCGACATGATCGAGCACGTGATCAGGGCCGTGATCCCCGCCGAGTACCTCACCGAAGGCACGAAATACTTCATCAACCCGTCGGGGCGCTTCGTCATCGGCGGCCCCCACGGCGACACCGGCCTGACCGGGCGCAAGATCATCGTGGACACCTACGGCGGCGCCGTGCCCCACGGTGGCGGCGCGTTCAGCGGCAAGGACCCCACCAAGGTGGACCGCAGCGCGGCGTACTACGCCCGCTTCATCGCCAAGAACATCGTCGCCGCTGGCCTCGCCCGGCGCGCGCTGGTCGAGGTCGCGTACGCCATCGGCCGCGCCAACCCCGTCAGCCTGCGCGTCGACACCTACGGCACCGGCACCGTCAGCGACGACCGCCTCGCCACGATCGTCGCCGAGCACTTCGACGCGCGCCCCCAGGCGATCATCGCGGAACTCGACCTGCGCCGCCCGATCTACGCGCAGACCGCCGCGTACGGCCACTTCGGCCGCCCCGAATTCCCCTGGGAACAGACCCACAAGGCCGAGGCCCTGAAAGCCGCCGCGCAGCAGGACTGACCCAACCACATGGACGCGCCGCCCCCGGTTCAGGCTGGGGGCGGCGCGTTCTTCTGCTTCAGCTGCCTGCGGTCTGCGCCTGCAGTTCCGCCTCGCGTTCCGCGTACACGTCCGCGTGCTTGCGGCGCAGGGCGCTGGCGCTGGCGCGGGGGACCATCTCGCTGACGTTCCCGCCGTAACTGGCGATCTCGCGCACCATGGAACTGCTCACGAAGCTCCAGCGGGTGGCGGCCATGATGAACACCGTCTCCGCGTCCCCGATCTGGCGGTTCAGGTGCGCGATCTGCAGCTCGTACTCGTAGTCGGACACGGCGCGCAGGCCACGCACGATGACGCTGCCGGTCTCCTGCCGGGCCATGTAGTCCACCAGCAGCCCCCCGAAGGAGTCCACGCTGACGTTCGGGAAGTGTGCGGTCGCCTCGCGCAGGATCTCCAGGCGTTCGTCCAGCGTGAAGAGGTGGCGGCCCTGCTTGCGGGCGTTGTGCATGACCGTCACGGTCACGTGGTCGAAGATTCGCGCGGCGCGCGTCAGCACGTCCATGTGCCCGCTGGTGATCGGGTCGAACGAGCCCGGGAAAACGGCGTTCATAACCCCGCCACCTTACCCGATTTCGCCGTCATCGTCGCCGTCCGCGTCCGGTTCCGGGGCGTCCGGGTGCCAGTACAGCGTCAAAGTGTTGCTGCCGTACTCGCGTTCCTCCCGCGTGAAGCCCGCGTGCTCGGGCAGGTGCAGCCGGTCCGGATGCTGGCACACCAGCAGCCCGCCGGGTGCGAGGACGCCGCTGGCGAGAATCTGCGCGGTCAGTTTCGGGATGTCCGCCTCGTACGGCGGGTCGCTGAACACCACGTCGAACTGCCCCAGGCGCTTCAGGAGTGCCCCGGCGTCCCCCTTCACGATCCGCACCCGCAGGTCCAGCGCGCGGGCGTTCGTCTCCAGTGCCCGCACGGCGCGCGCGTCCTTCTCGACCAGCGTCACGCGGTACCCGCGACTGGCGGCCTCCAGCCCGATCGCGCCGCTCCCACCGTGCAGGTCGATGAACTCCGGGTAGCGTCCGGCGGGTGCGCGGGCGGCGAGCAGGTCGAACAGGCTCTTGCGGACGCGCGCGCCGCTGGGCCGGGCGCTGTCGGGCACCTGCAGGCTGCGGCCCTTCGCGGTGCCGCCCAGGATGCGCAGGCTCATGGCTGGCCCCTGCGGAGGTGGGTGGGGGAGGGGAACGTCATCCCTTCAGGATAGAGCACGCTGCACTTGACCCGGCTCAGCCCAGGTGCGGCGCGGCGGCGTCGAAGCCGTCCAGCGCGCCGGGCTGGAGCTGCCAGTCCTCGCCGTCCCGCGTGGCCTGCCCGGCCTGCACGAGGCGGTTCAGTTCCGCCTCCACACGCTGTTGCACGCGCCGCAGCGGCATGCCTTCCGCGCCCTCCACGCCGCGCCACGTCAGGAACGCGCGGTGAAAGGCGGGCAGGTCGTCAAGGCCCACGTGGGTTTCCAGGGCGCGCCAGCTGATGCTCGTCATGCCACCCGTTCTACGCCGTGCGATGGGCCGCGTACAATGGCGGGCATGACCGATCTGCCGGGCGACCCGCTGCCGGACTCCAGGGCACTGGAGTCCGCCTCGCCGGAACTGGCGCGCGCGCTGGACGCGCTGGGCGGGCAGCTCGTGTGGCGCATCGGGAAGGACGAGGCCAGCGACGACGTCGTGGTCCGCCTGGGCTTCGCGTCCGCCACGCCGCGCTTCGCGCACCTGCCCCGGCTGCGCAGCGCCGGGGACGCCGAGTTGCAGGCGGCGCTGGCGGAGAACCGCGTGGTGATCGAGTGGGTCGACTGATTCCGGTGCTCGCGTGATCGTCGAGGCGACGCAGGACTTCACGCTGCCCTGGACCGGGGGCGACGCGGCGGCGCTGGCGTTCGTGCGCGACCCGGCCCGCGCGCTGGCCCGCGTGCGCTTCCTGCGCGACCTGCGCGCCGACGCAGGCGGCGTGCGTGGCGAACTGCTCGTGCCGCTGCCCGGTCTGGGCGAGGTGGACCTGCCGTTCCACAGCGTCCTGACCCCCACGCCGGACGGTGGGACGCTCTCCCCGCAGCCCATCAGCGGCGAGCGCGCGTGGGTGGAGGTCGCCGGGCAGGCCCGCCTGGACGGGGGCGCGCTGCACTTCGCGTTCCAGTTCCGCGCGCACCTCGCCACGCCGGACGCGCAGGGCTGGGGCGGCGCGGCCTTCGAGAAGATGATCCGCGCCGCCGCCGGACGCACCCTGGAGCGCGTGGCCCGCGAACTGCCCGCCGGAATCGCCCAGGCCGCGCAAGTGATGGAAACCTGAGTTGAAGTGGCGTGTCAGAGCAGTAGATGTGACCGTGAGTTGGAAGCTCACTGAGCTGGAGCGGAACGGTTACTCACTTCAAGGGACCTGCGGAAGAGTGCCGATATATCCCTCAATATTTAAGGGTCGGTCAAACCACAGAAAATAGATTCAAGAGGTGATTCTTTGCCGAATTATCTCCAAAGCCACATCGGCTAAATGTGAAATCGGGATACCGTCGAAACTGCTACCATTATCTTCTTCACGAACTTTCTCCAATGCTTTAATGGATTGCCTGTCTCCATAGTGCATGAGCTCCTGGACGGCTTCTGCTCTTATTGTTTCATTTGCCTCTTTTGTGGCAATCGCCTCCAGCATTCTTATTGCTGGCGCGCAGTTGACTTCTGATAATATCGTTATATACCAAGTTTTTTCGGCATCTGGGCATGATTCATATTCTTTATAAATTAAAGAAGCTGCTAAATGGGGATACATATGTAAAAGCAGAATCATTAAAATTCTGGCCGCAGATGGCTTGCTGATTTTATAAGCAGCTGTTAAATATTTGGGTAAATTATCGCCATATATGCTTTTCAATTTGATTATCTCGTCTTTGTCAAAATCGTAAGCACGATTTTGATAGGAAGATACATATTTATCTATATAATTATTTACGTCATCTGTCATTTTGGTTCCCTCAATCGGTCCGCAGGCTTGTATTGCTGTGCGTAAACATAGGAGAAAAACAATTTTTAATACTAGAAGCGCTTATATATGATGGCTTAAATAACGTGAATGTCTCGATAAGTTATAATTACGTGCCATAGATATTTGAATCATTGGCGAAGAGATGTTAATTTGCTCGCGATGTCATCCAATTCGGCTGCTATCGCCGGATTTAAGGGTAGTTTTAATGAAGTAGTGAGCTTTGCCGAATTTGGATAACTCATATGCAACCTTTAATACTATGTTGAACTGGACGATCCAACTAAGCGTGGAAGTCCAATCAGATCGGCCTCGGAAATAGTCTTCCGAGGCCGATCTGAGTCATGACATCCTCAGGCTTTGACTTCGGGTTCGGGGAAGTCGAGGACGCGCGCGTCGCTCCAGAGGCCTTCGAGGTCGTAGTACTCGCGGGCGTCCTTGGTCATGATGTGCACGACGACGCTGCCGCCGAACGCGAGGAGCAGCCAGCGTTCGCTGGGGCCTTCGACGCTGGGGCGGGGCAGGCCGGTCGCCTGGGCTTTCTCGCGGATGTTCTCCTGCACGGCGTTCAACTGCAGTCCGGCGCTGGCGGTGCAGATCACGAAGTACTCGAGGGTGCTGCTGACGTCGGTCAGGTCGAGCACGGTGACGTCTTCGGCGCGGCGTTCGCGGGCGGCGTCCACGATGGCGCGCAGCTGGTTCATGGTGTTGGTGTCGGGGGTCATGGGGGCTCCGGGTGTTGAGTGGGGGCGGTGGGTGTTCTGGCGCGCGGCGCGGCGGGCCTGGGGTGGCCTGAGCGGGCCGGGGCGCGCTGCAATGGGTCAGTCTACAGGGCGCGGGGCGGGACACGCCCCTGCCGTGACTTCATTTCGCGGGTCAGGGGCTCGCGGGTCCGGGTGTGGTGGGTGCGCCCAGGCCTTTCAGTCCGGCGAGGCTCTCGGCGGCGTCCGCGCCGAGCAGGATGCCGACCTCGCCGGAACTGACCGGGAAGCGTTCGCCCTGCAGCCGGGCGAGGTTCAGGGTGTCGGCCAGTTGCGCGGCGTCGGACACGTCCTGCTGCGTGAACACCTGGCTGGCCTCGCCGCTGCGGGGGGCGGGGGTGACCTGCACGTCGCGGTACCCCAGGGCGTTCAGGGCGCGGGTCAGGGCCGGACCGAGGTTCTCGCCGCTGGCGTCCACGACCATGACCTTCAGGTCCGGGTTGGGGGGCGTGGCGGGCACGTCGCCCCACACCTGCGCGAGGCGTTCGCGGTTCACGGCGAGGTTGAACGTGCCGGGGATCTCGTCGGTGGGCAGCGTCGCGAAGCTGAGTTTCATCTGGCCTAGGTAGGGGCGCAGCGCGGCGATGGTGGCGGGGT containing:
- the coaBC gene encoding bifunctional phosphopantothenoylcysteine decarboxylase/phosphopantothenate--cysteine ligase CoaBC; this translates as MRTADERPCVLVIVGGSMAAVKAPSVLRRLRERGAEVRVIASRSALAFITELSLSTAADGPVGTDAHWFEARPDALHLTHARVDAAVVVGASAELLAGAAHGHAGDLALATLLSVRAPVLWVPAMNELMWTHPAVQANADVLRGWGHRFLGPEVGAFGTRGEGRGVGRMSEPEDIADATLALLNGEASPAPVRDLAGVRVVVSAGPTREYLDPVRFISNPSSGKMGFAVAEAARDRGADVTLVTGPVTLPDPAGVRVVRIESALELRDAVVDAAQDAGIVVMTAAVADYRAATQSGEKQAKVAGDVTVHLTPNPDILAELGREKGDRVLVGFAMETHAGVERAAGKAQRKNADFILLNYPTREGTAFGGDDNQVTLVRADGSHEDWPRVSKREVAERLLTEAARLLPTAR
- the phoU gene encoding phosphate signaling complex protein PhoU — its product is MREALENDLRAVLNGALNMLGTVERMLPVAGDVLLRENVERLAEVKALDREVDAQEAQIEAECLRIIALHQPVARDLRMVALILKSLSDIERMGDYVVHVAEDGAELAQAPALKRYVNLARMLERLGEMSQNLRTAIADRDVARAEATVQMDDEVDDLYEQIQRELVTYMLEDPRNISKALMLMRVGRSLERVGDHMENISERVRYWVTGQREG
- a CDS encoding sensor histidine kinase, producing the protein MTAPDATGSAVEAPDHWIDSLPQAVLLTREGLVTRVNAAAARLWGVPQERASGRPVLEVVRRHTLETLLERGGELELEVTGRTLRCTATRDGACGALIVEDVTEHRRREAELREATAVLSHEFRTPVAALRGVLEALEYDMPRDLAQNFVRQGLQETERLARLAEDLAVGFRPTRARTLPLAEAFARAERLLTADLNARRASVTFGQDHLVRADPDKLLQVLLNLIENALKYGPPAAQVEVQTHERGTWIEVSVLDRGTPIPDTESLFKAHTRGRAATGQGSGMGLYIVRSIVHGWGGQAWAERRGDANAFCFTLPGVGGIG
- a CDS encoding winged helix-turn-helix domain-containing protein, giving the protein MSHVVVIEDEGTVRDVLRFHLERAGLRVTALESASGALDVLPGADALVLDWMLPGESGLSFLRRLRADAELRRMPVLMLTARAAEAERVEGLESGADDYLTKPFSAAELVARVRALLRRSLPDVPAVMTNGPLSVDVGSAEAKVGGRRMNLTRREFDLLAFMTQHVGRVYSRTELLDRVWGADFLGGERTVDQHVTQLRAHLGDDPGKPGFLETVRGKGYRMRPWTDGA
- the metK gene encoding methionine adenosyltransferase, yielding MRKYYTSESVSEGHPDKLADFISDSILDEFLRQEPGSRVAVETLLTTGMAVVAGEVTAETAHVDVQKTVRDAVKQVGYTRANYGFDAEYSAVLVSLHEQSPEIAGGVNHSEEWRGMTEEQRAQPGNAHSMVGAGDQGLMFGYATDETPELMPLPISLAHKLTRRIAQLRKDGTLPYLRPDAKAQVTVVRDGEPHEATETLVDTVVISTQHSEDVSQEQIRADMIEHVIRAVIPAEYLTEGTKYFINPSGRFVIGGPHGDTGLTGRKIIVDTYGGAVPHGGGAFSGKDPTKVDRSAAYYARFIAKNIVAAGLARRALVEVAYAIGRANPVSLRVDTYGTGTVSDDRLATIVAEHFDARPQAIIAELDLRRPIYAQTAAYGHFGRPEFPWEQTHKAEALKAAAQQD
- the coaD gene encoding pantetheine-phosphate adenylyltransferase, which codes for MNAVFPGSFDPITSGHMDVLTRAARIFDHVTVTVMHNARKQGRHLFTLDERLEILREATAHFPNVSVDSFGGLLVDYMARQETGSVIVRGLRAVSDYEYELQIAHLNRQIGDAETVFIMAATRWSFVSSSMVREIASYGGNVSEMVPRASASALRRKHADVYAEREAELQAQTAGS
- a CDS encoding RsmD family RNA methyltransferase, translated to MSLRILGGTAKGRSLQVPDSARPSGARVRKSLFDLLAARAPAGRYPEFIDLHGGSGAIGLEAASRGYRVTLVEKDARAVRALETNARALDLRVRIVKGDAGALLKRLGQFDVVFSDPPYEADIPKLTAQILASGVLAPGGLLVCQHPDRLHLPEHAGFTREEREYGSNTLTLYWHPDAPEPDADGDDDGEIG
- a CDS encoding DUF3248 domain-containing protein, which encodes MTDLPGDPLPDSRALESASPELARALDALGGQLVWRIGKDEASDDVVVRLGFASATPRFAHLPRLRSAGDAELQAALAENRVVIEWVD
- a CDS encoding DUF3809 domain-containing protein, yielding MIVEATQDFTLPWTGGDAAALAFVRDPARALARVRFLRDLRADAGGVRGELLVPLPGLGEVDLPFHSVLTPTPDGGTLSPQPISGERAWVEVAGQARLDGGALHFAFQFRAHLATPDAQGWGGAAFEKMIRAAAGRTLERVARELPAGIAQAAQVMET
- the rsfS gene encoding ribosome silencing factor, with translation MTPDTNTMNQLRAIVDAARERRAEDVTVLDLTDVSSTLEYFVICTASAGLQLNAVQENIREKAQATGLPRPSVEGPSERWLLLAFGGSVVVHIMTKDAREYYDLEGLWSDARVLDFPEPEVKA